One Choloepus didactylus isolate mChoDid1 chromosome 16, mChoDid1.pri, whole genome shotgun sequence DNA window includes the following coding sequences:
- the CETN1 gene encoding centrin-1 — protein MASSFRKSTAASTSQKRKVGPKPELTEDQKQEVREAFDLFDADGSGTIDVKELKVAMRALGFEPRKEEMKKMICEVDKEGTGKISFNDFLAVMTQKMAEKDTKEEILKAFRLFDDDETGKISFKNLKRVASELGENLTDEELQEMIDEADRDGDGEVNEDEFLRIMKKTNLY, from the coding sequence ATGGCTTCCAGCTTTAGGAAGTCAACCGCGGCCTCCACCAGCCAGAAAAGAAAGGTGGGGCCGAAGCCTGAACTCACTGAAGATCAGAAGCAAGAAGTTCGGGAAGCGTTTGATCTCTTCGATGCGGACGGGAGTGGGACCATCGACGTGAAGGAGCTGAAGGTGGCCATGAGGGCGCTGGGCTTTGAACCCAGGaaggaagagatgaagaaaatgattTGCGAGGTGGACAAGGAAGGCACGGGGAAAATCAGCTTCAATGACTTTTTGGCCGTGATGACTCAGAAGATGGCTGAGAAAGACACCAAGGAAGAAATTCTGAAGGCTTTCAGGCTCTTTGACGATGACGAAACCGGGAAGATCTCTTTCAAAAACCTAAAGCGCGTGGCCAGCGAGTTGGGGGAAAACCTCACTGACGAGGAGCTGCAGGAAATGATTGACGAAGCTGATCGGGATGGAGACGGTGAAGTGAACGAGGATGAGTTTCTTCGGATCATGAAGAAGACCAATCTTTATTAA